Proteins encoded in a region of the Perognathus longimembris pacificus isolate PPM17 chromosome 11, ASM2315922v1, whole genome shotgun sequence genome:
- the Arhgef11 gene encoding rho guanine nucleotide exchange factor 11 isoform X5 yields MSVRLPQSIDRLSSLSSLGDSTSERKSPSHHRQPSDTSETTGLVQRCVIIQKDQHGFGFTVSGDRIVLVQSVRPGGAAMKAGVKEGDRIIKVNGTMVTNSSHLEVVKLIKSGAYVALTLLGSSPSSVSVSGLQQDPSLAGAPRITPVIPPPPPPPPLPPPQRITGPKPLQDPEVQKHATQILRNMLRQEEKELQHICEVYSRNPASLLEEQIEGARRRVTQLQLKIQQETGGLVDILPLYGDSSQRPSEGHFSLDSQEADSGLDSGTERFPSVSESLMNRNSVLSDPGLDSPRTSPVIMARIAQHHRRQGSDAPVPPSSDQAVDQSLKPLIIGPEEDYDPGYFNNESDIIFQDLEKLKSHPAHLAVFLRYIFSQADPSPLLFYLCAEVYQQTNSKDSRSLGKDIWNIFLEKNAPLRVKIPEMLQAEIDFRLRNSEDARGVLCEAQEAAMPEIQEQIHDYRTKRTLGLGSLYGENDLLDLDGDPLRERQIAEKQLAALGDILSKYEEDRSTPMGFALNTYMSHAGIRLREVRPSNIAEKTQSAPDKDKWLPFFPKAKKQSSNSKKEKDALEDKKRNPILKYIGKPKSSSQSTFHIPLSPVEVKPGNVRNIIQHFENSQQYDAPEPGTQRLSTGSFPEDLLESDSSRSEIRLGRSESLKGREEMKRSRKAENVPRSRSDVDMDAAAEATRLHQSASSSASSLSTRSLENPTPPFTPKMGRRSIESPSLGFCTDVLLPHLLEDDLGQLSDLEPEPDAQNWQHTVGKDVVAGLTQREIDRQEVINELFVTEASHLRTLRVLDLIFYQRMKKENLMPREELARLFPNLPELIEIHNSWCEAMKKLREEGPIIKDISDLMLARFDGPAREELQQVAAQFCSYQSIALELIKTKQRKESRFQLFMQEAESHPQCRRLQLRDLIISEMQRLTKYPLLLENIIKHTEGGTSEHEKLCRARDQCREILKFVNEAVKQTENRHRLESYQKRLDATALERASNPLAAEFKSLDLTTRKMIHEGPLTWRISKDKTLDLHVLLLEDLLVLLQRQDERLLLKCHSKTAVGSSDSKQTFSPVLKLNAVLIRSVATDKRAFFIICTSELGPPQIYELVALTSSDKNTWMELLEEAVRNATRHPVATPTPIHPPPPGPQEPVHQDPSPSRVGLDDSEVYQSKRELEEPPGGTGPQQGTQGKPEKPEQEGSPEKEELRTPSHPSLCPYGENMDIRTRDPVHLALPGPLFMEGLADSALEDVENLRHLILWSLLPGHTTETQAAGEPEDDLTPTPSVISMTSHPWDPGSPGQAPTGGERDSAQVPGPERSHPGQEDEAFCSLAHLPPRTRNSGIWESPELDSSAEQTASAEAAGSYKVVRKGNCFYVSMPAEPLDSSTDPTGAPTGPRQPDSLPTWHTEPPPQLRDDSRDQRHPSCSPPNLALRDMGMIFRTIEQLTLKLNRLKDMELAHRELLKSLGGESSGGTTPVGSVHTEAARWTDSSLSPPAKEALALDSQNSHELGTCPEDGCDSPPEDSTTDRAASPGP; encoded by the exons GTCTCGTTCAACGCTGCGTCATCATCCAAAAGGACCAGCATGGCTTTGGCTTCACAGTCAGTGGGGATCGCATTGTCCTGGTACAGTCTGTACGGCCTG GAGGTGCAGCTATGAAAGCTGGTGTGAAAGAGGGAGACCGGATTATCAAA GTCAACGGTACCATGGTGACCAATAGTTCACACCTGGAGGTGGTGAAGCTTATCAAAT CTGGTGCCTATGTTGCACTGACCCTCCTGGGTTCTTCACCTTCATCTGTTAGTGTCTCTGGGCTCCAGCAGGACCCATCCCTGGCAGGAGCTCCTCGAATTACTCCTgtgataccaccaccaccaccgcctccACCCCTGCCACCTCCACAACGCATCACAGGACCCAAACCTCTGCAG GATCCTGAAGTTCAAAAACATGCTACCCAGATCCTCAGGAatatgctgaggcaggaggaaaagGAATTACAG CATATCTGTGAGGTGTATAGCCGGAACCCTGCCAGCCTGCTGGAAGAGCAGATCGAAGGTGCCCGGCGACGAGTCACTCAGTTACAGCTGAAGATCCAGCAGGAGACTGGTGGCTTAGTG GACATACTTCCACTCTATGGTGACAGCAGCCAGAGACCATCAGAAG gcCATTTCTCTCTGGATTCCCAGGAGGCAGACAGTGGCTTGGACTCTGGGACAGAACGCTTTCCCTCTGTCAGTGAA TCATTGATGAATCGGAACTCAGTACTGTCAGACCCTGGACTAGACAGCCCTCGCACCTCCCCTGTGATCATGGCCaggattgcccagcaccacaggcGGCAGGGCTCTGATGCACCAGTCCCCCCATCCAGTGACCAG GCGGTAGATCAAAGCTTAAAGCCTTTAATTATTGGACCAGAGGAAGATTATGACCCCGGTTATTTCAACAACGAG AGTGACATCATCTTCCAGGATCTTGAAAAACTGAAGTCACATCCAGCTCACCTGGCAGTTTTTCTCCGCTATATCTTCTCTCAAGCAGACCCCAGTCCACTG CTTTTTTACTTGTGTGCAGAAGTATATCAGCAGACAAACTCCAAGGATTCCCGAAGCTTGGGAAAAGACATCTGGAATATTTTCCTAGAGAAAAATGCG CCTCTCAGAGTGAAGATCCCAGAGATGTTACAAGCTGAGATTG ACTTTCGCCTGCGGAACAGTGAGGACGCTCGGGGTGTTCTATGTGAAGCTCAGGAGGCAGCCATGCCAGAGATCCAGGAGCAGATTCACGACTACAG AACAAAGCGCACTCTGGGGCTAGGCAGCCTATATGGTGAGAATGACCTGCTAGACCTGGACGGGGACCCTCTGAGAGAGCGTCAAATAGCTGAAAAGCAACTGGCTGCCCTTGGAGATATCTT gtCCAAATACGAGGAAGACAGAAG TACTCCCATGGGCTTTGCTCTAAATACTTACATGAGCCATGCTGGGATCCGCCTTCGCGAGGTACGACCCTCCAATATTGCTGAAAAGACCCAGTCTGCTCCTGACAAGGACAAGTGGCTGCCTTTCTTCCCTAAGGCTAAGAAG CAGAGCAGCaattctaagaaagaaaaagatgcctTGGAGGACAAGAAGCGAAACCCCATTCTCAAGTACATTGGAAAGCCCAAAAGCTCTTCTCAGAGCA cattTCATATTCCCTTGTCCCCTGTGGAAG TCAAGCCAGGCAATGTGAGGAACATCATTCAGCACTTTGAGAACAGCCAACAGTATGATGCCCCAGAACCAGGGACGCAACGACTCTCAACAGGAAGTTTTCCTGAGGATCTGCTGGAGAGTGACAG TTCACGCTCAGAGATTCGCCTGGGCCGCTCTGAGAGCCTCAAGGGCCGAGAAGAGATGAAGCGGTCCCGGAAGGCCGAGAATGTGCCTCGTTCTCGAAGTGATGTTGATATGGATGCTGCGGCCGAGGCCACTCGCCTCCACCAGTCAGCCTCATCCTCTGCCTCCAGCCTCTCTACTAG GTCTCTTGAGAACCCAACCCCTCCTTTCACCCCCAAAATGGGCCGCAG GAGTATTGAGTCCCCCAGCTTGGGGTTCTGCACAGATGttctccttccccacctcctgGAGGATGATCTGGGCCAGCTGTCTGACCTGGAACCAGAGCCCGATGCCCAAAATTGGCAGCACACAGTGGGCAAGGATGTGGTGGCAGGGCTGACCCAGAGGGAGATTGATCGGCAAGAGGTCATCAATG AGCTGTTTGTGACCGAAGCTTCCCACCTGCGCACACTTCGGGTCTTAGACCTCATCTTCTACCAgcgaatgaagaaagaaaacctaaTGCCACGGGAGGAGCTGGCCCGGCTCTTCCCTAACCTGCCAGAACTCATAGAGATTCACA ATTCCTGGTGTGAAGCCATGAAGAAGCTCCGGGAGGAGGGCCCCATCATCAAAGACATCAGTGACCTCATGCTGGCTCGA TTTGACGGTCCTGCTCGAGAAGAACTCCAGCAAGTGGCTGCACAGTTCTGTTCCTACCAGTCAATAGCCCTAGAGCTGATCAAGACCAAGCAGCGCAAGGAGAGCCGATTCCAGCTCTTCATGCAG GAAGCTGAGAGCCACCCTCAGTGCCGGCGACTACAGCTTAGAGACCTCATCATCTCTGAGATGCAGCGGCTCACCAAGTATCCCCTGCTCCTGGAGAACATCATCAAGCACACAGAGG GTGGCACATCTGAGCATGAGAAGCTATGCCGGGCCCGGGACCAGTGCCGGGAGATTCTCAAATTTGTGAATGAAGCAGTAAAGCAGACAGAGAACCGGCACCGATTAGAGAGCTACCAAAAACGTCTGGATGCCACTGCTCTGGAAAGGGCCAGCAATCCTCTGGCAGCAGAATTCAAG AGCCTGGATCTTACAACCAGGAAGATGATCCATGAGGGACCTCTGACTTGGAGGATAAGCAAGGATAAGACCTTGG ACCTCCATGTGCTGTTGCTAGAGGACCTGCTAGTGCTCCTGCAGAGACAGGATGAGCGGCTGCTGCTTAAGTGCCACAGCAAGACAGCCGTGGGCTCCTCAGACAGCAAGCAGACCTTCAGCCCCGTTCTGAAGCTCAATGCTGTGCTCATCCGCTCTGTGGCCACAG ATAAACGGGCATTCTTCATCATCTGTACCTCCGAACTGGGCCCTCCTCAAATTTATGAACTGGTCGCATTGACATCATCAGACAAGAACAC ATGGATGGAACTCTTAGAAGAGGCCGTGCGGAACGCCACCAGGCACCCTGTGGCTACCCCAACACCCATTCACCCCCCACCTCCAGGCCCCCAGGAACCAGTCCATCAGGACCCCAGTCCCAGCAG GGTAGGACTAGATGACTCAGAAGTATACCAAAGTAAGCGAGAACTTGAGGAGCCACCTGGAG GCACTGGACCCCAGCAGGGAACCCAAGGAAAGCCAGAGAAGCCTGAGCAGGAGGGCAGTCCAGAGAAAGAGGAGCTGCGAACCCcttctcacccttccctctgcCCGTATGGAGAGAACATGGACATCAGGACAAGGGATCCTGTCCACctggccctcccaggccctctgTTCATGGAAGGACTCGCTGATTCAGCCCTGGAAGATG tGGAGAACCTGCGACACCTGATCCTCTGGAGCCTGCTTCCAGGTCACACCACGGAGACTCAGGCCGCAGGGGAGCCCGAGGACGACCTGACACCTACTCCTTCTGTCATCAGCATGACCTCTCACCCCTGGGACCCAGGCTCCCCAGGGCAAGCTCCTACTGGGGGtgagagggacagtgcccaagttccAGGGCCAGAGAGAAGCCATCCAGGACAGGAGGACGAAGCTTTCTGTTCTCTAGCACATCTTCCCCCAAGGACTAGGAATTCTGGTATCTGGGAGTCTCCCGAGCTGGATAGTTCAGCTGAACAGACTGCAAGTGCAGAAGCAGCAGGAAGTTACAAGGTTGTGAGAAAAG GAAACTGTTTTTATGTCAGCATGCCAGCAGAACCCCTGGACTCAAGCACTGACCCTACAGGGGCACCCACAGGCCCCCGACAACCTGACAGCCTCCCTACCTGGCACACAGAGCCTCCACCCCAGCTACGAGATGACAGTAGAGATCAAAGACACCCCAGTTGCTCTCCCCCAAACCTGGCCCTTAGAGACATGGGCATGATCTTCCGTACCATCGAGCAGCTCACCCTCAAACTCAATAGGCTCAAG GACATGGAGCTGGCCCACAGAGAGCTGCTCAAGTCCCTTGGGGGAGAGTCGTCTGGTGGTACCACGCCTGTGGGTAGTGTCCACACAGAAGCAGCCAGATGGACAGATAGCTCCCTCTCACCTCCAGCCAAGGAAGCCCTGGCCTTGGACTCCCAGAACAGCCATGAACTGGGAACCTGTCCTGAGGATG GCTGTGACAGCCCCCCAGAAGACAGCACCACAGACAGAGCTGCGTCACCAGGACCCTAG
- the Arhgef11 gene encoding rho guanine nucleotide exchange factor 11 isoform X2, with translation MSVRLPQSIDRLSSLSSLGDSTSERKSPSHHRQPSDTSETTGLVQRCVIIQKDQHGFGFTVSGDRIVLVQSVRPGGAAMKAGVKEGDRIIKVNGTMVTNSSHLEVVKLIKSGAYVALTLLGSSPSSVSVSGLQQDPSLAGAPRITPVIPPPPPPPPLPPPQRITGPKPLQDPEVQKHATQILRNMLRQEEKELQHICEVYSRNPASLLEEQIEGARRRVTQLQLKIQQETGGLVDILPLYGDSSQRPSEGHFSLDSQEADSGLDSGTERFPSVSESLMNRNSVLSDPGLDSPRTSPVIMARIAQHHRRQGSDAPVPPSSDQAVDQSLKPLIIGPEEDYDPGYFNNESDIIFQDLEKLKSHPAHLAVFLRYIFSQADPSPLLFYLCAEVYQQTNSKDSRSLGKDIWNIFLEKNAPLRVKIPEMLQAEIDFRLRNSEDARGVLCEAQEAAMPEIQEQIHDYRTKRTLGLGSLYGENDLLDLDGDPLRERQIAEKQLAALGDILSKYEEDRSTPMGFALNTYMSHAGIRLREVRPSNIAEKTQSAPDKDKWLPFFPKAKKSSNSKKEKDALEDKKRNPILKYIGKPKSSSQSTFHIPLSPVEVKPGNVRNIIQHFENSQQYDAPEPGTQRLSTGSFPEDLLESDSSRSEIRLGRSESLKGREEMKRSRKAENVPRSRSDVDMDAAAEATRLHQSASSSASSLSTRSLENPTPPFTPKMGRRSIESPSLGFCTDVLLPHLLEDDLGQLSDLEPEPDAQNWQHTVGKDVVAGLTQREIDRQEVINELFVTEASHLRTLRVLDLIFYQRMKKENLMPREELARLFPNLPELIEIHNSWCEAMKKLREEGPIIKDISDLMLARFDGPAREELQQVAAQFCSYQSIALELIKTKQRKESRFQLFMQEAESHPQCRRLQLRDLIISEMQRLTKYPLLLENIIKHTEGGTSEHEKLCRARDQCREILKFVNEAVKQTENRHRLESYQKRLDATALERASNPLAAEFKSLDLTTRKMIHEGPLTWRISKDKTLDLHVLLLEDLLVLLQRQDERLLLKCHSKTAVGSSDSKQTFSPVLKLNAVLIRSVATDKRAFFIICTSELGPPQIYELVALTSSDKNTWMELLEEAVRNATRHPVATPTPIHPPPPGPQEPVHQDPSPSRVGLDDSEVYQSKRELEEPPGGTGPQQGTQGKPEKPEQEGSPEKEELRTPSHPSLCPYGENMDIRTRDPVHLALPGPLFMEGLADSALEDVENLRHLILWSLLPGHTTETQAAGEPEDDLTPTPSVISMTSHPWDPGSPGQAPTGGERDSAQVPGPERSHPGQEDEAFCSLAHLPPRTRNSGIWESPELDSSAEQTASAEAAGSYKVVRKAEVSGNKLVPGLPERGQSESEPPEVESGTQATGNCFYVSMPAEPLDSSTDPTGAPTGPRQPDSLPTWHTEPPPQLRDDSRDQRHPSCSPPNLALRDMGMIFRTIEQLTLKLNRLKDMELAHRELLKSLGGESSGGTTPVGSVHTEAARWTDSSLSPPAKEALALDSQNSHELGTCPEDGCDSPPEDSTTDRAASPGP, from the exons GTCTCGTTCAACGCTGCGTCATCATCCAAAAGGACCAGCATGGCTTTGGCTTCACAGTCAGTGGGGATCGCATTGTCCTGGTACAGTCTGTACGGCCTG GAGGTGCAGCTATGAAAGCTGGTGTGAAAGAGGGAGACCGGATTATCAAA GTCAACGGTACCATGGTGACCAATAGTTCACACCTGGAGGTGGTGAAGCTTATCAAAT CTGGTGCCTATGTTGCACTGACCCTCCTGGGTTCTTCACCTTCATCTGTTAGTGTCTCTGGGCTCCAGCAGGACCCATCCCTGGCAGGAGCTCCTCGAATTACTCCTgtgataccaccaccaccaccgcctccACCCCTGCCACCTCCACAACGCATCACAGGACCCAAACCTCTGCAG GATCCTGAAGTTCAAAAACATGCTACCCAGATCCTCAGGAatatgctgaggcaggaggaaaagGAATTACAG CATATCTGTGAGGTGTATAGCCGGAACCCTGCCAGCCTGCTGGAAGAGCAGATCGAAGGTGCCCGGCGACGAGTCACTCAGTTACAGCTGAAGATCCAGCAGGAGACTGGTGGCTTAGTG GACATACTTCCACTCTATGGTGACAGCAGCCAGAGACCATCAGAAG gcCATTTCTCTCTGGATTCCCAGGAGGCAGACAGTGGCTTGGACTCTGGGACAGAACGCTTTCCCTCTGTCAGTGAA TCATTGATGAATCGGAACTCAGTACTGTCAGACCCTGGACTAGACAGCCCTCGCACCTCCCCTGTGATCATGGCCaggattgcccagcaccacaggcGGCAGGGCTCTGATGCACCAGTCCCCCCATCCAGTGACCAG GCGGTAGATCAAAGCTTAAAGCCTTTAATTATTGGACCAGAGGAAGATTATGACCCCGGTTATTTCAACAACGAG AGTGACATCATCTTCCAGGATCTTGAAAAACTGAAGTCACATCCAGCTCACCTGGCAGTTTTTCTCCGCTATATCTTCTCTCAAGCAGACCCCAGTCCACTG CTTTTTTACTTGTGTGCAGAAGTATATCAGCAGACAAACTCCAAGGATTCCCGAAGCTTGGGAAAAGACATCTGGAATATTTTCCTAGAGAAAAATGCG CCTCTCAGAGTGAAGATCCCAGAGATGTTACAAGCTGAGATTG ACTTTCGCCTGCGGAACAGTGAGGACGCTCGGGGTGTTCTATGTGAAGCTCAGGAGGCAGCCATGCCAGAGATCCAGGAGCAGATTCACGACTACAG AACAAAGCGCACTCTGGGGCTAGGCAGCCTATATGGTGAGAATGACCTGCTAGACCTGGACGGGGACCCTCTGAGAGAGCGTCAAATAGCTGAAAAGCAACTGGCTGCCCTTGGAGATATCTT gtCCAAATACGAGGAAGACAGAAG TACTCCCATGGGCTTTGCTCTAAATACTTACATGAGCCATGCTGGGATCCGCCTTCGCGAGGTACGACCCTCCAATATTGCTGAAAAGACCCAGTCTGCTCCTGACAAGGACAAGTGGCTGCCTTTCTTCCCTAAGGCTAAGAAG AGCAGCaattctaagaaagaaaaagatgcctTGGAGGACAAGAAGCGAAACCCCATTCTCAAGTACATTGGAAAGCCCAAAAGCTCTTCTCAGAGCA cattTCATATTCCCTTGTCCCCTGTGGAAG TCAAGCCAGGCAATGTGAGGAACATCATTCAGCACTTTGAGAACAGCCAACAGTATGATGCCCCAGAACCAGGGACGCAACGACTCTCAACAGGAAGTTTTCCTGAGGATCTGCTGGAGAGTGACAG TTCACGCTCAGAGATTCGCCTGGGCCGCTCTGAGAGCCTCAAGGGCCGAGAAGAGATGAAGCGGTCCCGGAAGGCCGAGAATGTGCCTCGTTCTCGAAGTGATGTTGATATGGATGCTGCGGCCGAGGCCACTCGCCTCCACCAGTCAGCCTCATCCTCTGCCTCCAGCCTCTCTACTAG GTCTCTTGAGAACCCAACCCCTCCTTTCACCCCCAAAATGGGCCGCAG GAGTATTGAGTCCCCCAGCTTGGGGTTCTGCACAGATGttctccttccccacctcctgGAGGATGATCTGGGCCAGCTGTCTGACCTGGAACCAGAGCCCGATGCCCAAAATTGGCAGCACACAGTGGGCAAGGATGTGGTGGCAGGGCTGACCCAGAGGGAGATTGATCGGCAAGAGGTCATCAATG AGCTGTTTGTGACCGAAGCTTCCCACCTGCGCACACTTCGGGTCTTAGACCTCATCTTCTACCAgcgaatgaagaaagaaaacctaaTGCCACGGGAGGAGCTGGCCCGGCTCTTCCCTAACCTGCCAGAACTCATAGAGATTCACA ATTCCTGGTGTGAAGCCATGAAGAAGCTCCGGGAGGAGGGCCCCATCATCAAAGACATCAGTGACCTCATGCTGGCTCGA TTTGACGGTCCTGCTCGAGAAGAACTCCAGCAAGTGGCTGCACAGTTCTGTTCCTACCAGTCAATAGCCCTAGAGCTGATCAAGACCAAGCAGCGCAAGGAGAGCCGATTCCAGCTCTTCATGCAG GAAGCTGAGAGCCACCCTCAGTGCCGGCGACTACAGCTTAGAGACCTCATCATCTCTGAGATGCAGCGGCTCACCAAGTATCCCCTGCTCCTGGAGAACATCATCAAGCACACAGAGG GTGGCACATCTGAGCATGAGAAGCTATGCCGGGCCCGGGACCAGTGCCGGGAGATTCTCAAATTTGTGAATGAAGCAGTAAAGCAGACAGAGAACCGGCACCGATTAGAGAGCTACCAAAAACGTCTGGATGCCACTGCTCTGGAAAGGGCCAGCAATCCTCTGGCAGCAGAATTCAAG AGCCTGGATCTTACAACCAGGAAGATGATCCATGAGGGACCTCTGACTTGGAGGATAAGCAAGGATAAGACCTTGG ACCTCCATGTGCTGTTGCTAGAGGACCTGCTAGTGCTCCTGCAGAGACAGGATGAGCGGCTGCTGCTTAAGTGCCACAGCAAGACAGCCGTGGGCTCCTCAGACAGCAAGCAGACCTTCAGCCCCGTTCTGAAGCTCAATGCTGTGCTCATCCGCTCTGTGGCCACAG ATAAACGGGCATTCTTCATCATCTGTACCTCCGAACTGGGCCCTCCTCAAATTTATGAACTGGTCGCATTGACATCATCAGACAAGAACAC ATGGATGGAACTCTTAGAAGAGGCCGTGCGGAACGCCACCAGGCACCCTGTGGCTACCCCAACACCCATTCACCCCCCACCTCCAGGCCCCCAGGAACCAGTCCATCAGGACCCCAGTCCCAGCAG GGTAGGACTAGATGACTCAGAAGTATACCAAAGTAAGCGAGAACTTGAGGAGCCACCTGGAG GCACTGGACCCCAGCAGGGAACCCAAGGAAAGCCAGAGAAGCCTGAGCAGGAGGGCAGTCCAGAGAAAGAGGAGCTGCGAACCCcttctcacccttccctctgcCCGTATGGAGAGAACATGGACATCAGGACAAGGGATCCTGTCCACctggccctcccaggccctctgTTCATGGAAGGACTCGCTGATTCAGCCCTGGAAGATG tGGAGAACCTGCGACACCTGATCCTCTGGAGCCTGCTTCCAGGTCACACCACGGAGACTCAGGCCGCAGGGGAGCCCGAGGACGACCTGACACCTACTCCTTCTGTCATCAGCATGACCTCTCACCCCTGGGACCCAGGCTCCCCAGGGCAAGCTCCTACTGGGGGtgagagggacagtgcccaagttccAGGGCCAGAGAGAAGCCATCCAGGACAGGAGGACGAAGCTTTCTGTTCTCTAGCACATCTTCCCCCAAGGACTAGGAATTCTGGTATCTGGGAGTCTCCCGAGCTGGATAGTTCAGCTGAACAGACTGCAAGTGCAGAAGCAGCAGGAAGTTACAAGGTTGTGAGAAAAG CTGAGGTGTCAGGCAACAAACTTGTCCCTGGACTACCAGAGCGTGGCCAGTCAGAGTCTGAGCCACCTGAAGTGGAAAGCGGAACACAGGCTACGG GAAACTGTTTTTATGTCAGCATGCCAGCAGAACCCCTGGACTCAAGCACTGACCCTACAGGGGCACCCACAGGCCCCCGACAACCTGACAGCCTCCCTACCTGGCACACAGAGCCTCCACCCCAGCTACGAGATGACAGTAGAGATCAAAGACACCCCAGTTGCTCTCCCCCAAACCTGGCCCTTAGAGACATGGGCATGATCTTCCGTACCATCGAGCAGCTCACCCTCAAACTCAATAGGCTCAAG GACATGGAGCTGGCCCACAGAGAGCTGCTCAAGTCCCTTGGGGGAGAGTCGTCTGGTGGTACCACGCCTGTGGGTAGTGTCCACACAGAAGCAGCCAGATGGACAGATAGCTCCCTCTCACCTCCAGCCAAGGAAGCCCTGGCCTTGGACTCCCAGAACAGCCATGAACTGGGAACCTGTCCTGAGGATG GCTGTGACAGCCCCCCAGAAGACAGCACCACAGACAGAGCTGCGTCACCAGGACCCTAG